The genomic region GCCGGCCGGAGACATTACCGCGTTCGGACTGTTGATTGAAGGTGTTGACGCTACCACCCGTGGCGATTATCGCTTCGACAACTTCCGCGTCGAGGGCGTTCAGTATGCGGACGCGTGTGCGAGCGCCCTGCCGATCACTGACGGCACGACCTACGGCTCTACGGCGTTTGCCACTCCGGGCGGGACCGCCTCGTGCGGCAGTTCCGACGGCAGCGCGGATGTGTGGTATGCCTATACCGCGGCTTCGACCGGCCCACTCACGGTCGACAGCTGTGGCTCGTCCTTTGACACCGTGCTTTCGGTCCGGACCTCATGCGACGGGGCGGAACTGGGCTGCAGCGACAATGCCTGCGGGAACGGCTCGCGGCTGACGCTACCTGTCCATAAGGACGCCACCTACTACATCCGGGTCTCTGGAGCGAGTGGTACGGGCGGAGCCTTCGTGCTCCACGTAGGCTCGGGTACGGTGCCCAACGATGAGTGTGGCCATGCCCAGGTGGTCGTCGATGGCTTGACGACGGGCACCACGCTCGCCGCCTCCAATGACGGCACCGCTTCCTGCGGCGACTCGAACACGTCTCCGGACGTGTGGTACTCCTACACGGCCATCTGTAACGCGCCGCTCGAGATCAACACCTGCGGATCCGACTTCGACACGGTGCTGTCGGTGCTGGACGGTTGCGGGGGGGCCGAGCTCGCCTGCGATGATGACGCCTGCGGCCGACAATCGCGTGTAGAGATCTCTGCCGCGACCGTGGGTACGCACTACCTGATCCGGGTCTCGGGCAATGGTTACAGTCAAGGCAACGTCAAGCTGAACGTGATCTGCAAGACGCCACCTCCGAACGACAACTGCGTGGATGCCGTGGTTTTGACCGCCGTGGGCGTGACTCACGGCACCACGACGTATGCCACGTCCGACGGCGACGCGAGCTGCGGCGACTCCTACGGCAGTCCGGATGTCTGGTACGGTCTGACCGTGCCCAAGTCTGGGCAGCTCAAGGTCAAGGTTACCAGTGCCGAGTTCAGTCCGGTCGTGTCGATCCACCAGCCGGCGACATGCCCCGGCGATCTGGAGAACGAGGTTGGCTGTGGGACGCCCGCTCTGTCTCTGCGGGTGATCGAGGGCGCGTCCTATCTGATCCGCGTGGCCGGTGTGGGAGCAGGCCGCGGGGCATTCGAGCTGGATATCTCGTATGGCACGGTGATCATCGAGCACATCGGGCTGTTCGATCCGGCCACCGAGGGCTGGACACTGAACGATTACACTGGCGTCGGCGGCATCACTGGGCCGAGCAGTGATGGCGAGGACAGCTGGCGTATCCGGGCGAATGCCGGGGCTGCTCATCGTTATCTATATGCGCTGGGTACCTCCGACGTGTCGGATCCTCGTGGCTGGACGTATACCGCCAGGGTGAAGGTGAACGCGGCCTCCCAGGTATGGGAGTCGGCGTTTGGCGTCATCGAGGGTGGCGACTGGTGGAGTCTGAGCCTGGTGCCGGGCAGCCCGGAAACCCGAGGCGTGTTCCTGGTCAACCCCAGCTACGGTGCCGGGCCGCGGGTGAGCGAGATCGATCCGAGTGCAGCCTTTCACACCTATCAGATCATCTCTGATGCGGCGGTGAACGGAGGTGCTGGAGGAGTCACTTACTACCTTGACGGGGTGCCCCTGGCCACGCAGGCTCGCGGAGACGTACCCCAGGTGGGAGGGATGACGCGCCTGGACTTCGGTGATAACGACAGCACCAGTGCGGCGTCGGATTCGCAGTGGTCGCTGGTGCGGTTCGAGATCGGCAACTCCGCGCTCTGCCCGCGGCCGTTCGCCGACACAGACGCGGATGGTGATGTGGACCAGCGGGACTTCGGCGTCTATCAAGTGTGCTATGCGGGTAGCGGCGGTGGGGTCCTCGAGGGTTGCCGGTGCCTTGACGCCGACGGCGATGGCGACGTCGATACCACCGACTTCGAGAAGTTCCAGGCTTGCTTCAGCGGCCCGGCGGTGCCGGCCGATCCCGCATGCAATGACTGAGCGTTTGTTTCAGTTGTGTTGGTTGCTGTGACTGTTGGCGGTGCGAAAGGAGAAAAGGAATGCGCGCGCGGAACCTGATTCGAGGTGTTGAGGTTGTACTGGGCCTCTTGACAGTTGCCGCAGTCGCCGGTGCGGCTCCGTACCAGCATGCAGGATCGACCGACCCTGCGTCTGAAGGCTGGGTGCTCAACGACTACACCGGTCTGGGGGGTGCGGTGGCTCCGGGCTGGGACAGCGAGGCGTTCTGGCAGACGCATGGCAATGCCGGGAGCGTTCAACGCTACCTTCAGGACATCACCCCGGCAGACGTGAACGACCCGACCGGCTGGACGTACACCGCGAGGGTGAAGGCCAACCTGGCCACGGACATTCTCGAAGCCTCTTTTGGCGTCATCGACGGTCAGGAATGGTGGCAGGTTCACCTGCTGACCAGCGCCGCGGCGGGGGTTTATCTCATGAACCCCGACGCGTCCACGGGGCCGCAGCTCAGCGGAGTTGATCCCAGTCTCGAGTACCACACGTATCAGATTGTCTTCAACCCGACTGGCGCGGGCGGAGGAGGGGAGGCCACTTACTACGTAGATGGTATGGCGACTGGTTCGCGGATGCGTGGCCAGAACTTCAATGCCGGCGTTGCAGGGCTCTATCGGCTCGACTTTGGCGACAATGATCGGGGGGCGACAGAATCCGACTCGCAATGGGCGCTGGTACGTTTTGAACTTGGGCAGCATCCTGTACCGGAGCCGGCCTCGATTCTGATGGTTGGTCTGAGTGGTTGGCTCCTGGTGAAACGCCGCTCGAGATGAAAGGCAGACCCGTGCCCTGGATGACGTCGGGCGCGGGCCGCGCCGCCGTTCAGGCGTGCCTCGTTTTCCTCTGGCGGTTCATTGATCCGACCGGAGTAGTTGTGCCATTGAAGCAGCGTAGTTCTGCACCGGTGGGAACAGAGGTGAAGGATATGCGCCCAAAGCACAGGCTTGTTGGATTTGTGGTCCTGGTTGCTGCCCTGGTTCCGAGTACGGCGGCAAGTGGCCAGGGTTCCGCCACGATCCTCTCCCGCAGAGTCCTGTGCAAGCAACCGGGCCGCTATATTGGCTGGCCGAGTATTGCCGAGGCGCCCAACGGCGACCTGATCGTCGTGTTTTCGGGCGATCGCAGCGCACACGTCTCGCCAGACGGCAAGGTTCAGATGGTGCGTAGCAGTGACCGCGGGGAGACATGGAGCGATCCGACCACCATCTACGACCTTCCGATCGACGATCGCGACTCGGGGATTCTCCGCACCGTGCGGGGTACCATGCTGGCCAGCTGGTTCACCGGTCCGCCCTACGGGACATCGCTTCAAGGTCATTACGTGGTTCGCTCCAGCGACAACGGGTACACCTGGGGTGTTCCTGTCCGTACGCCGGTGACAACGCCGCACGGGCCCATTCAGCTGCGCGATGGCCGACTGCTTTATCTCGGACTTGAGCCGCACTCCTCGCACACCGTTCCCATGGACTACAACGGTCCGCCCGCCGGTTCGCCCCACGCAGTCTCGATCGCTGAGTCGAATGACGACGGGCTTACCTGGCGGGTGATCGCGCATTTTCCTGTTCCTGCGGAGGCGCTCATGCTCTCGTATGATGAGCCTCAGGTGGTTGAGCTGCAGGGCGGACGACTCCTGGCCATGTTTCGGGACAACAACGCGCCGCAGCTGCTCATCCAATCGGAAAGCGATGACGGTGGTTGCACGTGGTCGACACCCCGCAGGACGGCGGTCCACGGTTATCCGCCGCATCTCCTTGAGCTCACGAACGGCTGGCTGCTCGTTTCCTATGCCAAGCGATGGGATCCGCTGGGAGAGTATGCCTGCCTCAGCCGGGATGGCGGACGGACTTGGGACGTTCAGCAGGAGATCCGGTTGTCCGGCGCCCTCAACGGCGATCTCGGCTATCCCGCATCGCTGCAGCTCGCGGATGGCTCGATCTGGACGGTCTATTATCAGGTGGACCAGCCGGGCGAGAATCCCTGTCTGATGGGTACCCATTGGCGGATTGTTGCGGACGAATGCGTGCAGGCGGCAGAGGTGACCGATGGTTCGCTCGCGAGCACGACCGGGCTCGCGACCGCCGGTGGACCCGCGCTGTGCGGGTTGCCCAGCACGCTGGCCGACACCTGGTATGCTTACACCGCGACCTGTACTGGTACCGCCATCGTCGCGGCCTGTGGTGTCTCCGAGGGTGCCAGGATTGCGGTGTATGCCGGCACCTGTGACGCTGCCAGTGAGATAGTGTGCAGTGGGGGTTGTCCTGAGCGGGTCTGTGGGACCGGTCCGTGCGTGACCTTTCAGGCTACTGAGGGGCAGGTTTACCTCCTTCGTGTAGCAGCGGATGCTTTGCATGGCGCCAACTTCAACCTGGAAATCGCCTGCGGGCCCCCGGTCAACGACACTTGCGCGAGGGCGATCCCCGTTCGTCGCGGGACCATCCGCGGAACAACGCTCGCCGCCTCCATCGACGACCCTAGTGGGGGATGTTCCGGTGCGGATGCGACTGGCGGAGTCTGGTATTCCTACACCGCGCTGCAGGATGGCCTCCTCCAACTGAGCACCTGCGGTTCCGCGTTGGACACGGTCGTTTCCATCTACGATGGATGCCTCGGGACACGGCTGGCCTGCAACGATGACTGTGGCGGTGACCCGTGTGGCGGGTCGGCCTCGTGTCTTACCCTGAACGTACACAAGGGGCGAAGTTACCCGATCTGCCTCGCCGGCTCCCGGGGAGAGCGAGGCGGCTTCCAGTTGTCCTTGCGCGACGCGGTCATCGCGTTGCACGAGGGTTCGAACGATCCCTCCACGGAGGGCTGGCAACGAGACGATTTTACCGGCATCGGTGGGACCGTAGGCCCCGGGTTCGACCTTGAGGCCTACTGGCGGACCCAAGGCAATGCGGGCGGTGCTCAGCGCTACCTTTACAGCCTTGATCCGGCCGATGCCTCCGACCCCAGGGGCTGGACGTGCACCGCCCGCGTCAAGGTGAACACTGCCACCCAGGTATTCGATGCATCTTTTGGCGTGATCGATCGCAATGACTGGTGGAACCTGCATCTGGTGGCCGGAGGAACGTCGGGCGCCACCGGTGTATGGGTGGTGGACGGCAACGCGCATCCGAGCGAGAGGCTGAGCACCATCAACCCAAGCGCGGGTTACCACACCTACCAAATCGTCTTCGACCCGCTAGCTCAGGGTGGCGCCGGCGGAGTCACGTACTACGCGGACGGCCGGATCATCGGGGTGCGATTCCGTGGCCAGCAGTATCAGGTGGGAGGAATGACTCGCCTGGATTTCGGCGACATCGATCGGGGCGACACCGCGTCGGATTCGCAGTGGTCGTTGGTACGGTTCGAAATCGGCAACGCGGCCCTGTGCCGGCGGCTGTTTGCGGACATGGATTCGGATGACGATGTGGATCTAGACGATTTCGGCGCGTTCCAGCGGTGTTACTCGGGTGCTGAAGCAGGCGTCCGGGAGAATTGCGTCTGTTTCGACCGAGATGGCAACGGGAGCATCGATGCTCAGGACTTCGCAGCCTTTGCGTCCTGTTTCAGTGGTCCGATGATCTCGTTCAAGCCGACATGTGATTGAGTTGGCCCCGGAACGGGCCTCACTTACAGGAGAAACAAGATGAGTACAACTCGTGCACCGTCGGTGGCGTGCACATCTGGCAGTGGTCAACGGCTTTATCGACGCGCAAGGACTCTCATTCCGGGCGGCACCCAACTGCTCAGCAAACGGCCGGAGATGTTCGCGCCTGGCCAGTGGC from Phycisphaerae bacterium harbors:
- a CDS encoding exo-alpha-sialidase, translating into MRPKHRLVGFVVLVAALVPSTAASGQGSATILSRRVLCKQPGRYIGWPSIAEAPNGDLIVVFSGDRSAHVSPDGKVQMVRSSDRGETWSDPTTIYDLPIDDRDSGILRTVRGTMLASWFTGPPYGTSLQGHYVVRSSDNGYTWGVPVRTPVTTPHGPIQLRDGRLLYLGLEPHSSHTVPMDYNGPPAGSPHAVSIAESNDDGLTWRVIAHFPVPAEALMLSYDEPQVVELQGGRLLAMFRDNNAPQLLIQSESDDGGCTWSTPRRTAVHGYPPHLLELTNGWLLVSYAKRWDPLGEYACLSRDGGRTWDVQQEIRLSGALNGDLGYPASLQLADGSIWTVYYQVDQPGENPCLMGTHWRIVADECVQAAEVTDGSLASTTGLATAGGPALCGLPSTLADTWYAYTATCTGTAIVAACGVSEGARIAVYAGTCDAASEIVCSGGCPERVCGTGPCVTFQATEGQVYLLRVAADALHGANFNLEIACGPPVNDTCARAIPVRRGTIRGTTLAASIDDPSGGCSGADATGGVWYSYTALQDGLLQLSTCGSALDTVVSIYDGCLGTRLACNDDCGGDPCGGSASCLTLNVHKGRSYPICLAGSRGERGGFQLSLRDAVIALHEGSNDPSTEGWQRDDFTGIGGTVGPGFDLEAYWRTQGNAGGAQRYLYSLDPADASDPRGWTCTARVKVNTATQVFDASFGVIDRNDWWNLHLVAGGTSGATGVWVVDGNAHPSERLSTINPSAGYHTYQIVFDPLAQGGAGGVTYYADGRIIGVRFRGQQYQVGGMTRLDFGDIDRGDTASDSQWSLVRFEIGNAALCRRLFADMDSDDDVDLDDFGAFQRCYSGAEAGVRENCVCFDRDGNGSIDAQDFAAFASCFSGPMISFKPTCD
- a CDS encoding PEP-CTERM sorting domain-containing protein — protein: MRARNLIRGVEVVLGLLTVAAVAGAAPYQHAGSTDPASEGWVLNDYTGLGGAVAPGWDSEAFWQTHGNAGSVQRYLQDITPADVNDPTGWTYTARVKANLATDILEASFGVIDGQEWWQVHLLTSAAAGVYLMNPDASTGPQLSGVDPSLEYHTYQIVFNPTGAGGGGEATYYVDGMATGSRMRGQNFNAGVAGLYRLDFGDNDRGATESDSQWALVRFELGQHPVPEPASILMVGLSGWLLVKRRSR